GGGCGCCACAACGCCGCCGACAAGGTCGTGGGCCAGGCCCTGCACGACGGCATCGACCTCTCGCGCACGGTCATGGTCACCTCGGGCCGCATCTCCTCGGAGATCGTGCACAAGGGCCGGCGGGCCGGCATCCCCATCCTCGTCTCCCTCGGCGCGCCGACCCACCAGGCCGTGCTCCTGGCCCGCGACATGAACCTGACCCTCATCGGCTTCGCCCGGCAGAACCGGTTTTCCATTTTCGCCTCCCCGGAACGCGTGGCATGAGCGGGTTGACGTGCCGCCGGGTCGCACTGGCCGTGATCTGGTTCATGGCCCTGCTGCTGGCGGGGTGCCTGCGGGAGGACGCGAGGCTCCTGGAGCCGCGGGCGGCCCTTGAACTCATGGAGCGCAACCGGGGAAAGGCCGATTTTTTGATCCTCGACGTGCGCACGCCGGGGGAGTTCCGGCAGGGCTACATCGAGGGGGCGGTTTTGCTGGACTACTATGAGCCGGATTTCCGGGAGCGCTTCGCGGCCCTGGACCGCACGGCGACCATTTTCACCTACTGCCGCAGCGGCAACCGCAGCTCGCATGTGCTGGCCCTGGCCGACGAACTCGGCTTCCAGCGCGTCTTCGACCTGCGCGGGGGCATCCTGGCTTGGAAGAGCGAGGGGTTACCCCTCGCTGGAAGCGGAACTGTCCCCTAAAGCGTAATGATTTTGTCGGCGACGTGCTGACTGGTGACCACGTCGAGCATGTTGGTGACCTCGCCCACGACCTTGCGGTCCATGAGCTTGAAGAATTCGAGGCAGGTGCCGCAGACCAGGATGGACACGCCGGTGGCTTCGAGTTTTTTCAGGTGCTCCGAGGCCGGGTTCGAGTCCGTGGCCAGCCTGACGGCGCCGTTGACCAGGATGATGCGCCACAGGGCGTCGCCCAGTTCCGGCAGGGTGGCCAGGAAGTTGCCCATGAGGCGCGAGCCCAGGGTGTCGTCGCCCTGGCCGATGACGTCGCGGGTGATGAAGACGAGGATTTTCGGGGCGCAGACCGGGCAGGACCGCTCCGAAGGTTGCGCTGCGGGGGCCGCCGCTGCGCCTTCAGCCCCT
The Desulfomicrobium escambiense DSM 10707 genome window above contains:
- a CDS encoding rhodanese-like domain-containing protein translates to MSGLTCRRVALAVIWFMALLLAGCLREDARLLEPRAALELMERNRGKADFLILDVRTPGEFRQGYIEGAVLLDYYEPDFRERFAALDRTATIFTYCRSGNRSSHVLALADELGFQRVFDLRGGILAWKSEGLPLAGSGTVP
- the yedF gene encoding sulfurtransferase-like selenium metabolism protein YedF — encoded protein: MPIILNCEGEPCPNPVLRCKQLLDSESPQDMQVIVDNDAAKENVSRYLASKGMHIDDMRKDGGLWTITASRAAGAEGAAAAPAAQPSERSCPVCAPKILVFITRDVIGQGDDTLGSRLMGNFLATLPELGDALWRIILVNGAVRLATDSNPASEHLKKLEATGVSILVCGTCLEFFKLMDRKVVGEVTNMLDVVTSQHVADKIITL